In one Euwallacea fornicatus isolate EFF26 chromosome 33, ASM4011564v1, whole genome shotgun sequence genomic region, the following are encoded:
- the LOC136348474 gene encoding synaptophysin-like yields the protein MDAVRDLNFSVFQEPRGVMRILHFVFSICAFATITGYTGIIRFVCSTKEVSTKFEYPFYVVETLTLTPNCTATVSNDFSSDARFFVATGVLSFLYAIAIIYIYLKMDEAYKINKKLPLYDFLITVFLAVLWLSSSAAWSHALSGLKTVTSYPIITPSDCCKTVRTSSFSTLNISAIFGFLNFFLWAADLWFLFKETEWFQGGAPPTTSGV from the exons ATGGACGCAGTACGGGATTTGAACTTTTCCGTCTTCCAAGAACCTCGAGGGGTTATGAGGATTTTGCATTTC gtTTTCTCTATATGTGCATTTGCAACAATCACAGGCTACACAGGAATAATTCGCTTTGTATGTTCCACTAAAGAAGTCAGCACTAAATTTGAATACCCCTTCTATGTTGTGGAAACCTTGACGCTCACACCCAACTGCACAGCCACTGTgtcaaatgatttttcttcAGATGCTAGATTTTTTGTTGCTACTGGTGTGCTCTCATTTCTCTATGCTATTGCCATCATTTATATCTATTTAAAGATGGATGAAGCGtataaaatcaacaaaaagcTACCACTCTAC GATTTTCTCATAACAGTATTTCTGGCAGTTCTGTGGCTTTCAAGCAGCGCTGCCTGGAGCCATGCTTTGTCTGGTTTGAAGACTGTCACTAGTTATCCTATAATCACTCCATCTGACTGCTGTAAAACTGTTAGAACCAGCAGCTTTTCAACACTTAATATCTCAGcg atttttgggtttttaaattttttcttgtgggCAGCAGATCTATGGTTCCTCTTCAAAGAAACTGAGTGGTTCCAAGGGGGAGCACCTCCCACAACTAGTGGGGTTTAA